The Dyella caseinilytica genome has a window encoding:
- a CDS encoding general secretion pathway protein GspK, whose amino-acid sequence MIERLPMISTQPAPGLFARMPVASLAHVSTYTSLTTPCPARKQLPAQATQRSWAGAKRHQRGVALLLVMWACTLLAILLGGYAVLAHTEGLQASYQFQQTRAHYAAEAGLMRAIYALQAPNVGDRWVADGRVYPFAYEGAKVGVSVISESGKVDLNASSPDVLTNLFRNTGVDASHAAAIAQAVVDWRSFPMGQQQAAQRAAVYTAAGRDYGPRNGPFASVEELEMVLGMTPQMYDAVAPYVTIWSGRASPDPNTAPLLALASIPPGMDLQHAAAIIAARPASTAANAATGLFGNNGITHSIRSEAVLADGTRAVLRATIRLQGFRPGSQAFAVLRWQEGDGE is encoded by the coding sequence ATGATTGAGCGCCTGCCCATGATCTCCACGCAGCCCGCGCCCGGTCTGTTTGCGCGCATGCCTGTGGCCTCGCTCGCTCATGTATCGACATACACCTCGCTCACGACGCCTTGCCCTGCACGCAAACAGCTCCCGGCGCAGGCCACGCAGAGATCATGGGCAGGCGCTAAACGGCACCAACGCGGTGTCGCCTTGCTGCTCGTGATGTGGGCATGCACGTTGCTGGCGATCCTGCTTGGTGGCTATGCCGTGCTGGCGCATACCGAAGGCTTGCAAGCCAGTTACCAGTTTCAGCAGACGCGTGCGCACTATGCGGCGGAAGCGGGCCTGATGCGCGCTATTTATGCCTTGCAGGCACCCAACGTCGGTGATCGCTGGGTGGCGGATGGGCGCGTCTATCCGTTTGCCTACGAAGGCGCCAAAGTCGGTGTATCGGTTATTTCCGAAAGTGGCAAGGTCGACCTCAACGCGTCGTCGCCCGACGTGCTGACCAATTTGTTCCGCAACACAGGCGTCGATGCGTCGCACGCCGCCGCGATCGCGCAAGCGGTCGTTGATTGGCGCAGCTTTCCCATGGGACAGCAGCAAGCGGCACAACGCGCTGCTGTCTACACCGCGGCCGGGCGCGATTACGGTCCGCGCAACGGGCCGTTTGCCAGTGTCGAGGAGCTGGAGATGGTGCTGGGCATGACGCCGCAGATGTACGACGCGGTTGCGCCCTACGTCACAATCTGGTCAGGGCGCGCCAGTCCCGACCCCAATACCGCCCCCCTGCTTGCGCTAGCCTCTATTCCGCCTGGCATGGATCTGCAACATGCTGCAGCCATCATCGCTGCGCGTCCGGCGAGTACCGCCGCCAATGCGGCGACGGGGCTGTTCGGCAACAATGGCATCACGCATAGTATCCGTTCAGAGGCCGTGCTAGCCGACGGAACGCGCGCGGTGTTGCGCGCCACGATACGTTTGCAAGGATTCCGGCCCGGCTCGCAAGCTTTTGCGGTGCTGCGCTGGCAAGAGGGAGATGGGGAGTGA
- a CDS encoding prepilin-type N-terminal cleavage/methylation domain-containing protein → MKRTAGFTLLEVLAALALLSLLLLGVYSGVRSATHTVQAGTLKIEQLDEVRSAQMFLRRELEQAMAQAIARDDSGNSIYFTGSSDEMRFVAPMPDYLGMSGPQIVEVKLVSAGDKGKQLVASLAVLPPDGSKPKPLGDPQVLVDGVVDGSFSYRGINQQGQASDWQSDWNDPGFMPNIVAIKLTLQNGREWPQLSAPLRVNASAVQGAGNLLRGLRGPGVGP, encoded by the coding sequence ATGAAGCGCACAGCCGGCTTTACCTTGCTGGAAGTTCTTGCCGCGCTGGCTTTGCTGTCGCTGTTGTTGCTGGGTGTGTATTCGGGTGTGCGTTCGGCCACGCATACCGTTCAGGCGGGCACGCTGAAGATCGAGCAGCTCGACGAAGTACGTTCTGCGCAGATGTTCCTGCGTCGCGAACTGGAACAGGCGATGGCGCAAGCGATCGCGCGCGATGATAGTGGCAACAGCATCTATTTCACTGGCAGCAGCGACGAAATGCGCTTCGTCGCGCCGATGCCTGATTACCTCGGTATGTCCGGCCCGCAAATCGTCGAGGTCAAACTCGTTTCTGCCGGCGATAAAGGCAAGCAATTGGTGGCCAGCCTCGCGGTGCTTCCACCGGATGGCAGCAAGCCCAAGCCATTGGGTGATCCGCAGGTGTTGGTTGATGGTGTGGTCGACGGCAGCTTCAGCTATCGCGGCATCAACCAGCAAGGCCAGGCATCGGATTGGCAGAGCGACTGGAACGATCCCGGATTCATGCCCAACATCGTTGCCATCAAGCTGACGCTGCAGAACGGGCGCGAGTGGCCGCAGCTCAGCGCACCGCTGCGCGTGAATGCTTCGGCGGTGCAAGGCGCCGGCAACTTGCTGCGCGGCCTGCGTGGTCCGGGAGTCGGGCCATGA
- a CDS encoding type IV pilus modification PilV family protein, translating into MKTSMRHARGFSLLEVIAAILLLAITFGALMEVAGGSIRLSQSAAQYTQAALWARSLLDTRFALDPLQAGVTEGHFDDHYRWRLQVTPWVAPGVTPAANANAMQMYQLNLDVMWGSEPFEHKAHFSTLRIGSPNNAAPSL; encoded by the coding sequence ATGAAAACATCGATGCGCCATGCACGCGGCTTCAGCTTGCTGGAAGTGATTGCAGCGATCCTGCTGCTCGCGATCACCTTCGGTGCGTTGATGGAAGTGGCGGGCGGGTCGATCCGCCTTTCGCAAAGCGCTGCGCAATACACGCAAGCTGCGCTGTGGGCGCGTTCGCTGCTGGATACCCGCTTCGCCCTGGATCCCTTGCAGGCGGGTGTGACGGAAGGGCACTTCGACGATCACTACCGCTGGCGATTGCAAGTGACGCCTTGGGTCGCGCCAGGTGTAACGCCTGCGGCCAATGCCAACGCAATGCAGATGTACCAGCTCAATCTCGATGTGATGTGGGGATCGGAACCGTTCGAGCACAAGGCGCATTTCAGCACCTTGCGAATCGGCAGCCCCAACAATGCGGCACCCTCGCTATGA
- a CDS encoding GspH/FimT family pseudopilin has translation MSRGQEAAMSNMGGAQRLRTVLSCSWRPGLRASHKARGFTLLEMLAVIILIGVAAAAVSVSVAHGLASARINAAAGELASALRATRTQAIVHGEPRYFQVNMQDGTYRGADQRDVRLPKGLDLQITSAKKDQRGDIARINFYPDGSSTGGRITIRSGKREWHVNVSWLTGAITLFDTAAHS, from the coding sequence ATGAGCAGGGGTCAGGAAGCAGCGATGAGCAACATGGGCGGAGCGCAAAGGCTCCGTACCGTGTTGTCTTGTTCCTGGCGCCCTGGCCTTCGTGCGTCGCATAAGGCACGTGGCTTTACCTTGCTCGAAATGCTGGCGGTGATCATCCTGATCGGTGTCGCCGCTGCGGCAGTGTCGGTCTCGGTGGCGCATGGTTTGGCCAGCGCACGCATCAATGCTGCCGCCGGCGAGCTGGCGTCCGCGCTGCGCGCCACGCGCACGCAGGCGATCGTGCACGGTGAGCCGCGTTACTTCCAGGTCAACATGCAAGACGGCACCTATCGCGGCGCCGATCAGCGCGACGTGCGCCTGCCCAAGGGATTGGACTTGCAAATCACCAGTGCGAAGAAGGATCAGCGCGGGGACATTGCGCGCATCAATTTTTACCCCGATGGAAGCTCCACCGGCGGACGCATCACGATTCGCAGCGGCAAGCGTGAATGGCATGTCAACGTGTCGTGGCTGACCGGGGCGATTACCCTGTTCGATACCGCAGCGCATTCATGA
- the gspG gene encoding type II secretion system major pseudopilin GspG yields MQYRYPRTRHLRHPSRSAGFTLLEMLAVIVLIGIVGAIVVRQVGSSVDKGKYGAGKAQLITLSQAIDSYALDNGSPPAELQDLAVKPANANNWQGPYVKPSQLKDPWGHDFGYKYPGEHGNYDLIFYGRDGKPGGEGYDADVGNWQ; encoded by the coding sequence ATGCAGTACAGATATCCCCGAACCCGGCATCTGCGTCATCCCTCCCGCAGCGCCGGCTTCACCCTGCTGGAAATGCTGGCGGTGATCGTGCTGATCGGTATCGTCGGCGCCATCGTGGTACGCCAGGTTGGCAGCAGCGTGGACAAGGGCAAGTACGGCGCCGGCAAGGCGCAGCTCATCACGCTCAGCCAGGCCATCGACAGCTACGCCCTGGACAACGGCTCGCCGCCCGCGGAGCTGCAAGATCTCGCCGTCAAGCCGGCGAATGCGAACAACTGGCAGGGCCCGTACGTGAAGCCTTCGCAGTTGAAGGATCCGTGGGGTCATGACTTCGGCTACAAGTACCCCGGCGAACACGGCAATTACGACCTGATCTTCTATGGCCGTGACGGCAAGCCGGGTGGCGAAGGCTATGACGCCGACGTGGGCAACTGGCAGTAA
- the gspF gene encoding type II secretion system inner membrane protein GspF translates to MSQFRYRAVSAAGEIVQGQMEATSLDEVIVRLQDQGHTPLEAKLADAGSDGGGFAGLLKRGPFNGDQLAQFTHQLATLLGAGQPLDRALGILMDLPEGEHAKKLIERVRDRVRGGTPLSQALDEEHGVFPKLYIALVRAGEVGGSLEDTLRRLADYLERSQALRGSIINALIYPAFLMVGVFGSLLLLLTYVVPQFVPIFQDMQVPIPWITRAVLALGTTLQTGWWLIAIIIVGGVFVWRARMRDPVLRLAWHERLLKMRLVGPLVLKVETARLARTLGTLVKNGVPLLSALSIARMVTSNKALDESLVQATEMVKGGNGLSLALSHSQRFPRLAIQMVQVGEEAGQLDTMLLKVADTFELESRRSIDRLLAALVPALTIVMTFFVAIIMAAILLPLLSLTSNIQ, encoded by the coding sequence ATGAGCCAATTCCGCTACCGCGCCGTCAGTGCCGCCGGCGAAATCGTGCAGGGGCAGATGGAGGCGACCAGCCTCGATGAAGTGATCGTGCGCTTGCAGGATCAGGGGCACACACCACTGGAAGCCAAGCTGGCTGATGCCGGCAGCGACGGCGGCGGCTTTGCCGGTTTGCTCAAGCGCGGTCCGTTCAATGGCGATCAGTTGGCCCAGTTCACCCATCAGCTGGCGACCTTGCTGGGCGCCGGACAACCACTGGACCGTGCGCTCGGCATCCTGATGGATCTGCCTGAAGGCGAGCACGCCAAGAAGTTGATCGAGCGCGTGCGTGATCGCGTACGCGGCGGTACACCATTGTCGCAGGCGCTGGATGAAGAGCATGGCGTGTTTCCCAAGCTTTACATCGCGCTGGTGCGCGCCGGTGAAGTGGGTGGATCGCTGGAAGACACGCTGCGCCGCTTGGCCGATTACCTGGAACGTTCGCAGGCACTGCGCGGCAGCATCATCAATGCACTGATCTATCCGGCCTTCCTGATGGTCGGCGTGTTCGGCTCGCTGTTGTTGCTGCTCACCTACGTCGTGCCGCAGTTCGTGCCGATCTTCCAGGACATGCAAGTGCCGATCCCGTGGATCACTCGCGCCGTGCTCGCGTTGGGCACCACCTTGCAGACCGGGTGGTGGCTGATCGCGATCATCATCGTTGGTGGCGTTTTCGTATGGCGTGCGCGAATGCGCGATCCCGTGCTGCGGCTGGCGTGGCACGAGCGTCTGCTCAAGATGCGCCTGGTCGGTCCGCTGGTGCTGAAAGTGGAAACCGCGCGTCTGGCGCGTACCCTCGGCACCCTGGTCAAGAATGGCGTGCCGCTGCTTTCCGCGCTGAGCATCGCCCGCATGGTCACCTCCAACAAGGCGCTGGACGAATCGCTGGTCCAGGCCACCGAAATGGTCAAGGGCGGTAATGGCCTCAGTCTGGCGTTGTCGCATTCACAACGCTTTCCGCGCCTTGCCATTCAAATGGTGCAGGTGGGTGAGGAGGCCGGGCAGCTGGACACCATGCTGCTCAAGGTGGCCGATACCTTCGAACTGGAAAGCCGCCGCTCCATCGATCGGTTGCTGGCCGCGCTCGTTCCAGCGCTCACCATCGTGATGACCTTTTTCGTGGCCATCATCATGGCGGCCATCCTGCTGCCCTTGCTCAGTCTTACCAGCAACATCCAGTGA
- the gspE gene encoding type II secretion system ATPase GspE codes for MSAVVKPASVGAAKATDDHESAVCALLVARGRLKDNDLARARRLHEEAPEGTLTTLLARLGLVSERDLAEAWSERLHVPLLATKDAPEMPPADVDISVRFLKQQHVVPVRSGEEGVALVVADPADPYPLQAVRLATGKAVSLCIGVRSEIDDLIERYYGQGRSAMGTIVENLDGSAAEEDDVEHLRDLASEAPVIRLVNLILQRAVEQRASDVHIEPFENRLKVRYRIDGVLHEVEAPPSSSTAAVISRVKIMAKLNIAERRLPQDGRIQLRVQGKELDLRVSTVPTSFGESVVMRILDRETVVFDFASLGFTNQFQQRFVDVLERPHGILLVTGPTGSGKTTTLYTALSKINTPGVKIITVEDPVEYQLEGINQIQVKPQIGLDFANALRSIMRQDPDVIMIGEMRDLETCRIAIQSALTGHLVLSTLHTNSAAGGVTRMLDMGVEDYLLGSTVNGILAQRLVRRLDPETATPYEAPPEVIKQFELEKYTDERPIRLWKPGTSVANPTGYRGRRAIMEFLVMSDPLRRLVMQRADAGEIEKQARAEGMRTMYEDGIAKAVAGITTIEEVLRVTQEG; via the coding sequence ATGTCGGCAGTCGTAAAGCCGGCGTCCGTTGGGGCGGCAAAGGCCACGGATGACCATGAATCGGCAGTGTGCGCGCTGCTGGTCGCGCGTGGGCGCCTGAAAGATAACGATCTGGCGAGGGCCAGGCGTCTGCATGAAGAGGCGCCGGAAGGCACGCTGACGACCCTGCTGGCGCGGCTGGGCCTTGTCTCTGAGCGCGATCTCGCCGAGGCCTGGTCGGAGCGTCTGCATGTGCCGCTGCTGGCCACCAAGGATGCGCCGGAGATGCCGCCTGCCGATGTCGATATCTCGGTGCGCTTCCTCAAGCAGCAGCACGTGGTACCGGTCCGTTCCGGCGAGGAAGGGGTGGCGCTGGTCGTGGCCGATCCCGCCGATCCTTACCCCTTGCAAGCCGTGCGCCTCGCCACCGGCAAGGCCGTGTCGCTGTGCATCGGCGTGCGCTCGGAGATCGACGACCTGATCGAACGCTATTACGGCCAAGGCCGTTCAGCGATGGGCACCATTGTGGAAAACCTCGACGGCAGTGCGGCCGAGGAAGACGACGTTGAGCATCTGCGCGACCTCGCTTCCGAAGCGCCGGTGATCCGTCTGGTCAACCTGATCCTGCAGCGTGCCGTGGAACAGCGTGCTTCGGACGTGCATATCGAACCGTTCGAGAACCGCTTGAAGGTGCGCTACCGCATCGACGGTGTGCTGCACGAAGTGGAAGCGCCGCCGTCCAGTTCCACGGCGGCGGTGATCAGTCGCGTCAAGATCATGGCCAAGCTCAACATTGCCGAACGCCGCCTGCCGCAGGATGGCCGCATCCAGTTGCGCGTGCAGGGCAAGGAGCTGGACCTGCGTGTTTCCACCGTGCCGACCAGCTTTGGCGAATCGGTGGTGATGCGTATTCTCGATCGCGAGACCGTGGTGTTCGATTTCGCTTCGCTGGGCTTTACCAATCAATTCCAGCAACGTTTCGTGGATGTGCTGGAGCGCCCGCACGGCATCCTGCTGGTAACCGGCCCCACCGGTTCGGGCAAGACCACCACGCTCTACACCGCGCTGTCGAAGATCAACACGCCGGGCGTGAAGATCATCACGGTGGAAGATCCGGTTGAATACCAGCTCGAAGGTATCAACCAGATCCAGGTGAAACCGCAGATCGGTCTGGATTTCGCCAACGCGCTGCGCTCGATCATGCGTCAGGATCCGGACGTGATCATGATCGGCGAAATGCGCGATCTTGAAACCTGCCGCATCGCGATCCAGTCTGCGCTCACGGGTCACTTGGTGCTGTCCACGCTGCATACCAACAGCGCGGCCGGTGGCGTGACCCGCATGCTCGATATGGGTGTCGAAGATTACCTGCTCGGTTCTACCGTCAACGGCATTCTTGCGCAGCGACTAGTGCGTCGTCTCGATCCGGAAACGGCGACCCCCTATGAAGCGCCACCAGAAGTCATCAAGCAATTCGAACTGGAAAAGTACACCGACGAGCGACCGATCCGCTTGTGGAAACCCGGCACCAGCGTGGCCAATCCCACCGGTTACCGTGGCCGCCGCGCGATCATGGAATTCCTGGTGATGAGCGATCCCTTGCGCCGGCTGGTGATGCAGCGCGCGGATGCCGGAGAAATTGAGAAGCAGGCGCGTGCCGAAGGTATGCGCACGATGTACGAAGATGGCATCGCCAAGGCCGTGGCAGGCATCACCACCATTGAGGAGGTGCTGCGTGTTACGCAGGAGGGCTAA